The following are encoded in a window of Manihot esculenta cultivar AM560-2 chromosome 8, M.esculenta_v8, whole genome shotgun sequence genomic DNA:
- the LOC110621194 gene encoding 40S ribosomal protein S4-3, with protein MARGLKKHLKRLNAPKHWMLDKLSGAFAPKPSSGPHKSRECLPLILILRNRLKYALTYREVISILMQRHVLVDGKVRTDKTYPVGFMDVVSIPKTNENFRLLYDTKGRFRLHSIRDDEAKFKLCKVRSVQFGQKGIPYLNTYDGRTIRYPDPLIKANDTIKLDLESNKITEFIKFDVGNVVMVTGGRNRGRVGIIKNREKHKGSFETIHIQDATGHEFATRLGNVFTIGKGTKPWVSLPKGKGIKLSIIEESRKRLAAAQTVA; from the exons GCAAGAGGCTTGAAGAAACACTTGAAGAGGCTTAATGCCCCAAAACATTGGATGCTTGACAAGCTTAGCGGTGCATTT GCCCCAAAGCCATCATCTGGACCTCACAAGTCAAGGGAATGTTTGCCTTTGATCCTTATTTTGCGGAATAGGCTGAAGTATGCCCTCACATATCGTGAAGTTATTTCTATTCTGATGCAGCGGCATGTTCTTGTTGATGGGAAAGTTAGGACAGATAAAACATACCCTGTTGGTTTCATGG ATGTTGTGTCGATACCAAAGACAAATGAGAACTTCCGTCTCCTTTATGACACTAAGGGCCGTTTCCGTCTCCACTCCATTAGAGATGATGAGGCAAAG TTTAAGTTGTGCAAAGTCCGATCTGTTCAGTTTGGACAGAAGGGGATCCCATACCTGAACACCTATGATGGACGCACTATTCGCTACCCAGATCCACTTATCAAGGCTAATGATACCATCAAGTTAGACCTAGAAAGCAACAAGATCACTGAGTTCATAAAGTTTGATGTGGGAAATGTTGTCATGGTCACAGGAGGCAGAAACAGGGGGCGAGTTGGAATCATCAAGAACAGAGAGAAGCATAAGGGAAGTTTTGAAACTATCCACATTCAAGACGCTACTGGTCATGAGTTTGCTACTCGCCTGGGCAATGTGTTTACAATTGGAAAAGGGACTAAACCATGGGTGTCTCTCCCCAAGGGCAAGGGTATCAAATTGTCAATCATTGAAGAGTCCCGGAAGAGGCTTGCTGCAGCTCAAACTGTTGCATAG